The Gammaproteobacteria bacterium genome has a segment encoding these proteins:
- a CDS encoding RNA methyltransferase — translation MQLDEVRGSLRAAGARPLHETLALRAWSRGLPLDALARRGEAQFPARMQAALPAISQALAGLAGLQSEHPAADGSARWLLRLGDGQTIESVLLPQDGVCVSSQVGCAVGCLFCMTGREGLRRHLGSAEIVAQVALARERRAVRRVVFMGMGEPAHNLDNVLAAIALLGTEGGLGHKNLVFSTVGDPRVFERLPAGPVKPALALSLHTTKPELRARLLPRAPRMDPADLVMRAEDYARRTGYPIQYQWTLLAGVNDGDDELEAIARLLAGKYAVMNFIPYNTIEGASFARPSGERAAAMARFLHRRGVLAKLRRSAGQDVDGGCGQLRSRAAGSGRRPADIPKAADLRYLGAGHQARGEA, via the coding sequence ATGCAACTCGACGAGGTGCGCGGGTCATTGCGTGCAGCCGGCGCCCGACCGCTGCACGAGACGCTGGCGCTGCGGGCCTGGTCGCGCGGCCTGCCGCTCGATGCGCTGGCCCGGCGCGGCGAAGCGCAGTTCCCCGCGCGCATGCAGGCGGCGCTGCCAGCCATTTCGCAAGCGCTGGCTGGGCTCGCGGGCCTGCAATCCGAGCATCCGGCCGCGGACGGCTCGGCGCGGTGGCTGCTGCGGCTTGGCGACGGGCAGACCATTGAAAGCGTGCTGCTGCCGCAGGACGGCGTGTGCGTGTCCAGCCAGGTCGGCTGCGCGGTCGGCTGCCTGTTCTGCATGACCGGGCGCGAGGGCCTGCGCCGGCATCTCGGCAGCGCCGAGATCGTCGCGCAGGTCGCGCTGGCGCGGGAGCGTCGGGCGGTGCGTCGCGTCGTGTTCATGGGCATGGGCGAGCCGGCGCACAACCTCGACAACGTGCTCGCGGCGATCGCCCTGCTCGGCACCGAGGGCGGGCTCGGCCACAAGAACCTCGTGTTCTCCACGGTGGGGGATCCGCGCGTGTTCGAGCGCCTGCCGGCAGGCCCGGTGAAGCCTGCGCTGGCGCTCTCGCTGCACACGACGAAACCGGAGCTGCGTGCCCGCCTGCTGCCCCGCGCGCCGCGCATGGATCCGGCAGATCTCGTCATGCGCGCCGAGGACTACGCGCGCCGCACCGGCTATCCGATCCAGTACCAGTGGACCCTGCTTGCCGGCGTGAATGACGGCGATGACGAACTCGAAGCGATTGCGCGACTGCTCGCCGGCAAGTACGCGGTGATGAACTTCATTCCGTACAACACCATCGAGGGAGCGTCGTTCGCGCGTCCATCCGGGGAGCGGGCCGCGGCGATGGCGCGGTTTCTGCACCGGCGCGGGGTGCTCGCGAAACTACGCCGTTCCGCCGGGCAGGACGTGGATGGAGGCTGCG
- a CDS encoding FGGY family carbohydrate kinase: METWLAIDQGGHASRAILFDATGNRVDEAFAPVATRREGADRVEHEPEELIASLRDAIDAVCVRAARAGLRITAAGLASQRSSMVCWDRRDGTALSPVISWQDRRHAAWLERLAPRREWIRERTGLALTPHYGASKMRWCLEHLPAVQAAAAAGTLAMGPLAAFILHRLLVGRPLVVDPANASRTQLWDPRSRDWSDELLALFGIPRACLPHSVTSRYAFGELDTPAGPVPLTVATGDQSAVPFAFGPLATTTLYVNAGTGAFVQRAIRDHLPEAPRLLASVVWSDASGIDYMLEGTVNGAGSALDWFAARVGVAVTTLLADATAPDVGEPPLFLNAVSGLGSPFWTGALEPRFMGGGSRAAQALAVLESIVFLIAVNIEELAPHGPRPGRLVLAGGITSTDDFCQRLADLAGLPAWRSRESEATARGLAFLLAGAPRNWDEAPGDHFQPRANPGLAGRYRRWREAVDAALTAAGTH; this comes from the coding sequence TTGGAAACCTGGCTCGCGATCGACCAGGGAGGGCACGCGAGCCGGGCGATCCTCTTCGATGCGACGGGCAACCGTGTGGACGAGGCGTTCGCGCCGGTGGCGACCCGGCGCGAAGGCGCCGATCGCGTCGAGCACGAGCCCGAGGAGCTGATCGCCTCGCTGCGCGATGCGATCGACGCGGTCTGCGTGCGTGCGGCGCGTGCCGGCCTGCGGATCACGGCAGCCGGGCTCGCCAGCCAGCGTTCGAGCATGGTGTGCTGGGATCGTCGCGATGGCACGGCGCTTTCGCCGGTCATCTCCTGGCAGGACCGACGCCACGCTGCCTGGCTCGAACGCCTCGCGCCGCGGCGCGAGTGGATTCGCGAACGCACGGGGCTCGCGCTCACGCCGCACTACGGGGCGAGCAAGATGCGCTGGTGTCTCGAGCACCTGCCTGCGGTGCAGGCCGCGGCCGCGGCCGGCACGCTGGCGATGGGACCGCTCGCCGCGTTCATCCTGCACCGGCTACTCGTGGGTCGCCCGCTGGTCGTCGATCCGGCGAATGCCTCGCGCACGCAACTCTGGGATCCCCGCAGTCGCGACTGGTCGGATGAGCTGCTCGCGCTGTTCGGGATTCCCCGGGCGTGCCTGCCGCACAGCGTGACGAGCCGCTATGCGTTCGGCGAGCTCGATACCCCGGCCGGCCCCGTGCCGCTGACCGTGGCGACCGGCGACCAGTCGGCCGTGCCGTTCGCCTTCGGGCCGCTCGCGACGACGACGCTGTACGTCAACGCGGGTACCGGCGCATTCGTGCAGCGCGCAATCCGCGACCACCTGCCCGAGGCGCCGCGCCTGCTGGCGAGCGTGGTGTGGTCCGACGCTTCCGGCATCGATTACATGCTCGAGGGTACGGTGAACGGTGCCGGCAGCGCGCTCGACTGGTTTGCCGCGCGCGTCGGCGTGGCGGTTACGACGCTGCTTGCCGACGCGACAGCTCCCGACGTCGGCGAACCGCCGCTGTTCCTGAACGCCGTCTCCGGCCTGGGCTCCCCGTTCTGGACGGGCGCACTGGAGCCGCGGTTCATGGGCGGGGGCAGCCGCGCCGCGCAGGCGCTCGCGGTACTCGAGAGCATCGTGTTTCTCATCGCCGTCAATATCGAGGAACTCGCGCCCCACGGCCCGCGGCCGGGCCGCCTGGTGCTTGCTGGCGGCATTACCTCGACCGATGACTTCTGCCAGCGCCTCGCCGATCTCGCCGGCCTGCCGGCCTGGCGCAGCCGCGAATCCGAGGCCACGGCGCGCGGGCTGGCGTTCCTGCTTGCTGGCGCACCGCGGAACTGGGACGAGGCGCCGGGCGACCACTTCCAGCCGCGGGCCAATCCGGGCCTGGCGGGACGCTATCGACGCTGGCGCGAAGCAGTGGACGCGGCGTTGACGGCGGCGGGCACCCATTAG
- a CDS encoding glycosyltransferase: MSAQSWPSIAIVTPSFNRATFLDACLASVIDQQYPRLQYVVMDGGSTDGSPGMIKARSRQLHYWQSQADNGAYQAVADAFARTDAEILGWINADDLHLPWTLHVVGGIFRDCPEVDWITTEAPLEVAADGLPYTCWRFPGFSRRGFRAGENLPGPQSPAGAGFIQQESTFWRRTLWDKAGGRFDGVCRLAGDFELWDRYFDHAQLYCINIPLAAFRRHGLAQASVGGREQYLAECAAVLARHGRAAPDTQAFVARIARMAGLAIPELERVREPIHVVRRSSDTGRFFTKII, translated from the coding sequence ATGTCTGCGCAATCCTGGCCGTCGATCGCGATCGTCACGCCATCGTTCAATCGCGCCACGTTCCTAGACGCCTGCCTGGCGTCGGTAATCGACCAGCAGTACCCGCGCCTGCAGTACGTGGTCATGGACGGCGGCTCGACGGACGGTTCGCCGGGGATGATCAAGGCGCGCTCGCGGCAACTGCACTACTGGCAGTCGCAGGCCGACAACGGCGCCTACCAGGCCGTGGCGGATGCGTTTGCGCGGACCGATGCGGAGATCCTCGGCTGGATCAACGCCGACGACCTGCATCTGCCCTGGACGCTGCACGTCGTCGGCGGCATCTTCCGCGACTGCCCGGAGGTCGACTGGATCACCACCGAAGCACCGCTGGAGGTCGCGGCCGATGGCCTGCCGTACACCTGCTGGCGCTTTCCGGGTTTCTCCCGGCGCGGCTTTCGCGCGGGCGAGAACCTGCCCGGGCCGCAATCGCCGGCCGGTGCGGGCTTCATCCAGCAGGAGAGCACCTTCTGGCGGCGCACGCTCTGGGACAAGGCGGGCGGACGCTTCGATGGCGTCTGCCGCCTGGCGGGGGACTTCGAGCTTTGGGACCGGTACTTCGATCATGCGCAGCTCTATTGCATCAATATTCCGCTCGCCGCATTCCGCCGGCACGGCCTCGCACAGGCCAGCGTCGGTGGACGCGAGCAATACCTCGCCGAGTGCGCTGCGGTGCTCGCCCGCCACGGCCGGGCGGCACCCGACACGCAGGCGTTCGTCGCGCGCATCGCGCGTATGGCCGGCCTCGCCATCCCCGAGCTGGAGCGGGTTCGCGAGCCGATCCACGTCGTGCGTCGCAGCTCGGACACCGGGCGGTTTTTCACCAAGATCATTTGA
- a CDS encoding sulfotransferase family 2 domain-containing protein: MVISHQHRFIFFKTQKTAGTSIEVFLSSRCGPDDVLTPIIPPEPGHLPRNSQDFFNHMPARIVQQRLSPDVWNGYFKFCVERNPWDKTLSHYHLWNFRAGGNATFDQFLAAGELPLGRPLYTDASREKVIVDRVLRYENLAAELGEVFTRLGIPYTGDLGVRAKSEYRKDRRPYQQIYTPAQREFVAQVFAWEIARYGYRF; encoded by the coding sequence ATGGTCATATCGCATCAGCACCGGTTCATTTTCTTCAAGACGCAGAAGACGGCCGGCACGAGCATCGAGGTGTTCCTCTCGTCGCGCTGCGGACCCGACGATGTCCTCACCCCGATCATCCCCCCCGAGCCGGGACATCTGCCGAGGAATTCCCAGGACTTCTTCAACCACATGCCAGCGCGGATCGTGCAGCAGCGGCTATCGCCAGATGTCTGGAACGGCTATTTCAAGTTCTGCGTCGAACGCAATCCCTGGGACAAGACCCTCTCGCATTACCACCTGTGGAACTTTCGCGCCGGCGGCAACGCGACCTTCGACCAGTTCCTGGCTGCCGGCGAGCTGCCGCTCGGGCGACCCCTCTACACCGATGCGTCGCGGGAGAAGGTCATCGTCGACCGGGTGCTGCGTTACGAGAACCTGGCAGCCGAGCTCGGCGAGGTCTTCACGCGCCTCGGCATTCCGTACACCGGTGATCTCGGCGTGCGCGCCAAGTCAGAATACCGCAAGGATAGACGACCCTACCAGCAGATCTACACGCCCGCGCAGCGCGAGTTCGTCGCGCAGGTTTTCGCGTGGGAGATCGCCCGGTATGGTTATCGGTTCTGA
- a CDS encoding sulfotransferase: MNDTHSSEPAFILGLPRSGTTLLSYLLNTHPQVSVPPEPWLLLALEALGEVSPPNPADSVYLGQAFREFTAGCDLATAKRAFALDLYRQHLARSGKRVLIDKTPRYWLKLEQIRTTFPDARYIWLRRNPFAVLASMKTSWGFNLVRQLAGGGDHLHVFDLALGSRRLLEFAAHPPRHLLSVSYEDLVDDPVGETGRIFAFLGVAPFTIERRIDAGKTAAYAGSTLGDKRLLQSAAVNNSGTDAWRTNLVAEERNMLFDLLGPEAISDWGYADVAAELGRGRDQARQQQATRDLLGLVEGVFQARQMEMRRLAGPEHFDPATALAVRMAYRYPRQVLDALGLSGTKRS; this comes from the coding sequence TTGAACGATACCCACAGCAGCGAGCCGGCATTCATCCTGGGGTTGCCGCGATCGGGCACGACGTTGCTGTCATACCTGCTGAACACGCATCCGCAGGTCAGTGTCCCGCCGGAACCATGGCTGCTGCTGGCGCTCGAGGCGCTCGGCGAGGTCTCGCCGCCGAATCCCGCCGACAGCGTCTACCTCGGTCAGGCATTCCGGGAGTTCACGGCGGGCTGCGATCTGGCCACCGCCAAGCGGGCCTTCGCCCTGGATCTGTACCGGCAGCATCTCGCCAGATCCGGCAAGCGCGTGCTGATCGACAAGACGCCGCGGTACTGGCTGAAGCTCGAGCAGATCCGGACAACCTTCCCCGACGCACGCTACATCTGGCTGCGCCGCAACCCGTTCGCCGTGCTGGCATCCATGAAGACCTCCTGGGGGTTCAATCTCGTCCGGCAGCTGGCGGGCGGCGGCGATCACCTGCACGTGTTCGATCTTGCGCTCGGCTCGCGCCGGTTGCTCGAGTTCGCCGCGCACCCGCCCCGGCACCTGCTGAGCGTGAGCTACGAGGATCTCGTCGATGACCCAGTGGGCGAGACCGGGCGCATTTTCGCGTTTCTCGGCGTCGCGCCGTTCACGATCGAGCGCCGCATCGATGCGGGCAAGACCGCTGCCTACGCCGGCTCAACTCTCGGCGACAAGCGGCTCCTGCAGTCGGCAGCGGTCAACAACAGCGGCACTGACGCCTGGCGCACGAACCTGGTCGCCGAGGAACGGAACATGCTCTTCGACCTCCTCGGGCCGGAAGCGATCAGCGACTGGGGTTACGCGGATGTCGCGGCCGAGCTCGGTCGCGGCCGTGACCAGGCGCGCCAGCAACAGGCAACGCGCGACTTGCTCGGTCTCGTCGAGGGCGTTTTCCAGGCGCGACAGATGGAAATGCGCCGCCTCGCCGGCCCGGAGCATTTCGATCCGGCCACTGCGCTCGCCGTCCGCATGGCCTACCGGTATCCGCGCCAGGTCCTCGACGCACTGGGCCTGTCGGGAACGAAGAGGTCCTAG
- the hrpB gene encoding ATP-dependent helicase HrpB, whose protein sequence is MTTASRPELPIEAALPALRAALARAPNAVLQAPPGAGKSTGVPPALLDADWLAGRRILMLEPRRLAARAVAARMAWMLGESVGETVGYRMRMDTRVGPRTRIEVVTEGILTRQLQHDPALEGTGCVIFDEFHERRLQADLGLALTLDTQRHLRGDLRVLVMSATLDGAAVARLLGTDAVVSAPGLSHPVETHHLQRASDARLERQATAAVLRALAEQDGDLLVFLPGTGEIRRVGQELGECELRSGTRVLPLYGDLPQEEQDRAIRPAVAGERRVVLATNIAETSLTIEGVRVVIDCGLERRSRFDPGTGMSRLETVRISRAAADQRRGRAGRLGPGVCYRLWTNAAERALAPHSPAEITEADLAPLALELAAWCSTADSLAWLDPPPAAALGRAQELLRALGATGDDGRITAHGRAMARLGAHPRLAHLLLRAREAGVGPTGCALAALLGERDLLRGPGRDADLRSRLELLAAADAGPRPDAASVRQVRRAMRLYERQLDLPGESGRIASGEAGWLLACAYPERIGRARVPGSGRYQLASGRGAAFGEPQALASAEFLVAAQLDAGTREARIFLAAPLTLGTIEEHFAADIRDEDHIGWDSREQAVLARRQRTLGALVLTETSLRNPDPDAVAAAMLAGIRELGIDALPWTKELRSWQARVLLLRRADPNAGGPWPDVSDGALLATLETWLAPWLDGISRREHLTRIKLADALRAMLGYAQQRQLDELAPTHLTVPSGSSIALDYLDGETPGLSVRLQELFGLRDTPRIAGGRIAVMMKILSPARRPVQVTQDLKSFWDRGYHEVKKELKGRYPKHYWPDDPYQAQPTRRVRPR, encoded by the coding sequence GTGACCACCGCCAGTCGCCCGGAGTTGCCGATCGAGGCGGCGCTGCCGGCGCTGCGCGCGGCGCTCGCGCGCGCGCCGAACGCGGTGCTGCAGGCGCCGCCGGGCGCGGGGAAAAGCACCGGCGTACCGCCTGCGCTGCTCGACGCGGACTGGCTCGCGGGGCGGCGCATCCTGATGCTCGAGCCGCGGCGGCTGGCCGCGCGGGCCGTCGCTGCCCGCATGGCCTGGATGCTCGGCGAAAGTGTCGGCGAGACCGTCGGCTACCGGATGCGGATGGACACGCGGGTGGGTCCGCGCACACGCATCGAGGTCGTCACCGAAGGCATCCTCACGCGCCAGCTGCAGCACGATCCCGCGCTCGAGGGCACGGGCTGCGTGATCTTCGACGAATTCCACGAGCGCCGCCTGCAGGCTGACCTCGGGCTCGCGCTCACGCTCGACACACAGCGGCATCTGCGGGGCGACCTGCGGGTGCTGGTGATGTCGGCCACGCTCGACGGCGCGGCGGTTGCGCGCCTTCTCGGCACCGATGCCGTGGTGAGCGCGCCGGGACTGAGCCACCCGGTCGAAACGCACCATCTGCAGCGCGCCTCGGACGCCAGGCTCGAGCGACAGGCGACCGCAGCGGTGTTACGCGCCCTCGCGGAGCAGGATGGCGATCTGCTGGTGTTCCTGCCCGGCACGGGCGAGATCCGTCGCGTCGGGCAGGAACTCGGCGAGTGCGAGCTGCGCTCCGGTACGCGCGTGCTGCCCCTCTACGGCGACCTGCCCCAGGAAGAACAGGACCGCGCCATCAGGCCCGCCGTCGCGGGCGAGCGCAGGGTCGTGCTCGCGACCAACATTGCCGAGACCAGCCTCACCATCGAGGGCGTGCGCGTCGTGATCGACTGCGGCCTCGAGCGACGCTCGCGTTTTGACCCCGGCACCGGCATGAGCCGGCTCGAGACGGTGCGCATCTCGCGCGCCGCCGCCGACCAGCGTCGAGGCCGCGCGGGCCGCCTCGGGCCCGGTGTCTGCTACCGGTTGTGGACGAACGCGGCCGAACGGGCACTCGCGCCGCACTCGCCGGCGGAGATCACGGAGGCGGACCTCGCGCCGCTCGCGCTGGAGCTGGCCGCCTGGTGCAGCACGGCCGACTCGCTCGCCTGGCTCGACCCGCCGCCCGCTGCAGCCCTCGGCCGCGCGCAGGAGCTGCTGCGTGCGCTCGGCGCCACCGGTGACGACGGACGCATCACCGCGCACGGGCGCGCGATGGCGCGCCTCGGGGCGCACCCGCGGCTCGCGCACCTGCTGCTGCGCGCGCGCGAGGCCGGCGTGGGGCCAACCGGCTGCGCGCTCGCCGCGCTGCTCGGTGAGCGCGATCTCCTGCGCGGCCCGGGGCGCGACGCCGACCTGCGCAGTCGCCTGGAGCTCCTCGCCGCAGCCGACGCCGGACCGCGGCCCGACGCTGCATCCGTCAGGCAGGTCCGGCGTGCGATGCGGCTCTACGAGCGTCAGCTCGATCTGCCCGGCGAGTCCGGGCGCATCGCATCGGGCGAGGCCGGCTGGCTCCTCGCCTGCGCCTATCCGGAGCGCATCGGTCGTGCGCGGGTGCCCGGCTCCGGCCGCTACCAGCTCGCCAGCGGGCGCGGCGCAGCTTTCGGTGAGCCGCAGGCGCTGGCCTCCGCCGAGTTTCTCGTGGCCGCACAACTCGATGCGGGCACGCGCGAAGCACGCATTTTTCTCGCCGCGCCCCTCACCCTCGGCACGATCGAGGAGCACTTCGCTGCCGACATCCGCGACGAGGATCACATCGGCTGGGACAGTCGCGAGCAGGCCGTGCTCGCCCGCCGGCAACGCACGCTCGGCGCGCTGGTGCTCACGGAGACGTCACTGCGCAACCCCGACCCGGATGCGGTCGCCGCCGCGATGCTTGCCGGTATCCGCGAGCTCGGCATCGACGCCCTGCCCTGGACGAAGGAGCTGCGCAGCTGGCAGGCCCGCGTCCTGCTGCTGCGGCGTGCCGACCCGAATGCGGGTGGGCCGTGGCCCGATGTGAGCGACGGCGCGCTGCTCGCGACTCTGGAGACCTGGCTCGCACCCTGGCTCGATGGCATCTCGCGGCGCGAGCACCTGACGCGGATAAAACTCGCCGATGCGCTGCGGGCGATGCTCGGCTACGCGCAGCAGCGCCAGCTCGACGAACTCGCGCCGACACACCTCACCGTGCCGAGCGGCTCGAGCATCGCCCTCGACTACCTCGACGGCGAGACGCCGGGCCTCTCGGTACGGCTGCAGGAGCTGTTCGGATTGCGGGACACGCCACGCATCGCCGGCGGGCGTATCGCCGTCATGATGAAGATCCTCTCGCCCGCGCGGCGCCCGGTGCAGGTCACGCAAGATCTGAAAAGCTTCTGGGACCGGGGCTACCACGAGGTGAAGAAGGAGCTGAAGGGCCGCTACCCGAAGCACTACTGGCCGGACGACCCCTACCAGGCACAGCCGACGCGGCGCGTGCGCCCGCGCTGA
- a CDS encoding DUF2905 domain-containing protein, with translation MQRILVTLGLLILMAGLAWPWLMRHGLGRLPGDIRVERDGFGFYFPLTTSIVVSLLVTLVFWLLRK, from the coding sequence ATGCAACGCATTCTGGTCACGCTGGGATTGCTGATCCTGATGGCGGGACTCGCCTGGCCCTGGCTCATGCGTCACGGCCTCGGCCGCCTGCCGGGCGACATCCGTGTCGAGCGCGACGGTTTCGGTTTTTATTTTCCGCTGACCACGAGCATCGTCGTTTCGCTGCTCGTCACGCTCGTGTTCTGGCTGCTGAGGAAGTAG
- a CDS encoding YbhB/YbcL family Raf kinase inhibitor-like protein, with protein MEIESSAFVHEGGIPARYTCEGDDVSPPVAWRGVPAGTKSLALIVDDPDAPDPAAPRMTWVHWVLYNMPATASGLPEAVANTDLPPGTRAGTSDFRRTEWGGPCPPIGRHRYFHKLYALDTELQLPPGARKPDVEQAMRGHVLAEAVLVGTYQKGD; from the coding sequence ATGGAGATCGAGTCCAGCGCATTCGTTCACGAGGGCGGCATCCCGGCGCGCTACACCTGCGAAGGCGATGACGTGTCGCCGCCGGTTGCCTGGCGCGGCGTGCCGGCCGGAACGAAAAGCCTGGCGCTGATCGTGGACGATCCCGATGCACCGGACCCGGCGGCGCCGCGCATGACCTGGGTGCACTGGGTGCTCTACAACATGCCCGCCACGGCGTCCGGCCTGCCGGAGGCGGTCGCGAACACCGACCTGCCGCCAGGCACCCGGGCGGGCACCAGCGATTTCCGCCGGACGGAGTGGGGCGGGCCCTGCCCGCCGATCGGCCGGCATCGCTACTTCCACAAGCTCTACGCGCTCGACACCGAGTTGCAGTTGCCACCGGGAGCCCGCAAGCCGGACGTGGAGCAGGCCATGCGCGGCCACGTGCTCGCCGAGGCGGTGCTGGTCGGCACCTACCAGAAGGGCGACTAG